One Sanguibacter keddieii DSM 10542 genomic window carries:
- a CDS encoding copper transporter: MIDFRYHIVSLISVFLALAVGIILGAGPLKESIGDTLTGQVDVLRSEKDALRTELDETQATLAGTDAFVEGAAPALLDGVLPGWRVGVIQLGPVDDAVQSAIEQQVQAAGASVTATTRITDTWTAADQADFRQSYATSLAEFLPDTAASEGFELVLARALVLSIADVDPSNPDAFSSNAALVRRSLVDGGLIEMPVDPTAPVDAIVLVGTADSAAGSDEADAVADRSAVTAIQLKLVTASETGSQGAVVVSGAPLEGDLVSTIRTDSDLQGTTTTVSDVESMTGQVNVPLSLAARLAGQVGQFGTGTGATAAIPPRVVLDPVVRQAVEEGAVEGEPVDPAGEAGDPATGEGDAG; the protein is encoded by the coding sequence GTGATCGACTTCCGGTACCACATCGTCTCGCTCATCTCGGTGTTCCTGGCCCTGGCCGTCGGGATCATCCTCGGTGCGGGCCCGCTCAAGGAGTCCATCGGCGACACCCTCACCGGGCAGGTCGACGTCCTGCGCTCCGAGAAGGACGCCCTGCGCACCGAGCTCGACGAGACGCAGGCGACGCTCGCGGGGACCGACGCCTTCGTCGAGGGTGCAGCACCCGCGCTCCTCGACGGCGTGCTCCCCGGGTGGCGGGTCGGCGTGATCCAGCTGGGCCCGGTCGACGACGCCGTCCAGAGCGCGATCGAGCAGCAGGTGCAGGCCGCCGGGGCGAGCGTCACGGCGACGACCCGCATCACGGACACCTGGACGGCCGCAGACCAGGCCGACTTCCGGCAGTCCTACGCGACGAGCCTCGCAGAGTTCCTCCCGGACACCGCGGCCTCCGAGGGCTTCGAGCTCGTCCTCGCCCGCGCCCTGGTGCTCTCGATCGCCGACGTGGACCCGTCGAACCCGGACGCCTTCTCGTCGAACGCAGCGCTGGTCCGCCGGAGCCTCGTCGACGGCGGGCTCATCGAGATGCCCGTCGACCCCACCGCCCCCGTCGACGCGATCGTCCTCGTCGGGACCGCGGACTCCGCAGCCGGCTCGGACGAGGCTGACGCCGTCGCCGACCGCTCGGCGGTCACCGCGATCCAGCTCAAGCTCGTCACCGCGTCCGAGACCGGCTCGCAGGGCGCCGTCGTGGTCTCGGGAGCCCCGCTCGAGGGCGACCTCGTCTCGACGATCCGCACCGACAGCGACCTCCAGGGGACCACGACCACGGTCTCCGACGTCGAGTCCATGACCGGCCAGGTCAACGTCCCGCTCTCCCTCGCGGCCCGTCTCGCGGGGCAGGTCGGCCAGTTCGGCACCGGGACCGGTGCGACCGCGGCGATCCCGCCGCGCGTCGTGCTCGACCCGGTGGTCCGCCAGGCGGTCGAGGAGGGCGCCGTCGAGGGCGAGCCCGTCGACCCCGCAGGCGAGGCCGGCGACCCGGCCACCGGCGAGGGCGACGCAGGGTGA
- a CDS encoding NAD kinase, with amino-acid sequence MTRKILVVTHGGRQEAVAGLREAVPALCAAGFEVALHDHDLAAEMGTGSFVLDEARDLLDGTELVMVLGGDGTILRAAEITHGTQVPLLGVNLGHVGFLAESEREKLTETVQRLADNDYVVEERGVLDVRTYLPGSSEPVRDWALNEATIEKHERTLMIEVAIEVDGRPLSSFGCDGVVMATATGSTAHAFSAGGPVIWPDVDAKLLVPLSAHALFARPLVVGPGSMFAVEVATRSGAGGVLIADGRRRTSLPVGSRVEVRTGDTPLRFARLNQAPFTDRLVSKFNLPVVGWRGLADEAAAHRDEPASSTAEPQPDTENTPQTSQTR; translated from the coding sequence GTGACACGCAAGATCCTCGTGGTGACCCACGGCGGCCGGCAGGAAGCCGTCGCCGGGTTGCGCGAGGCCGTCCCGGCGCTGTGCGCGGCCGGGTTCGAGGTCGCGCTCCACGACCACGACCTCGCCGCCGAGATGGGCACGGGGTCCTTCGTGCTCGACGAGGCGCGCGACCTCCTGGACGGGACCGAGCTCGTCATGGTGCTCGGCGGTGACGGCACCATCCTGCGCGCCGCCGAGATCACGCACGGGACCCAGGTCCCGCTGCTCGGGGTGAACCTCGGGCACGTCGGCTTCCTCGCCGAGAGCGAGCGCGAGAAGCTCACCGAGACCGTCCAGCGGCTCGCCGACAACGACTACGTCGTCGAGGAGCGCGGTGTGCTCGACGTCCGCACCTACCTGCCGGGCAGCTCCGAGCCGGTGCGCGACTGGGCGCTCAACGAGGCGACGATCGAGAAGCACGAGCGCACCCTGATGATCGAGGTCGCCATCGAGGTCGACGGCCGCCCGCTGTCCTCCTTCGGGTGCGACGGCGTCGTCATGGCGACCGCGACCGGCTCGACCGCCCACGCGTTCTCCGCCGGCGGCCCGGTGATCTGGCCCGACGTCGACGCCAAGCTGCTCGTGCCGCTGTCTGCGCACGCACTCTTCGCACGGCCCCTGGTGGTCGGCCCGGGGTCGATGTTCGCGGTCGAGGTCGCGACGCGCTCGGGTGCCGGCGGCGTGCTCATCGCCGACGGCCGTCGCCGGACCTCGCTGCCCGTCGGGTCGCGGGTCGAGGTGCGCACCGGTGACACGCCGCTGCGCTTCGCCCGTCTCAACCAGGCACCGTTCACCGACCGGCTCGTCAGCAAGTTCAACCTTCCCGTGGTCGGCTGGCGCGGCCTCGCCGACGAGGCCGCAGCGCACCGTGACGAGCCCGCCAGCAGCACGGCAGAACCCCAGCCCGACACCGAGAACACCCCGCAGACTTCACAGACGAGGTGA
- a CDS encoding HAD-IIA family hydrolase produces MSAVLRGSDLPLAEAFDLALVDLDGVAYKGHEPIVHAAHGLTSARERGLRLVFVTNNASREPGSVSDQLTSLDIPAEPADVMTAAQACARLLADHVAPGARVLVVGGAGLVTAVTEAGYEVVTSADDRPDAVAQGFDPSLGWKDLAEAAYAVAAGAAYVVSNRDLSLPTARGFAPGNGALVGAVVAATGVEPSSAGKPSPAMYAMAVERVGAERPLVVGDRLDTDLAGARSGGYPGLHVLTGVNSARDDVLAHPGERPDFIGADLRSLLEPHPLPVVGDDGWWTCREASARVVGDQLEVQAGPHGSDPVDLVRAACSAAWAHVDAGGTLDPASVPEMAVPAESDV; encoded by the coding sequence GTGAGCGCCGTGCTGCGCGGGAGCGACCTCCCGCTGGCCGAGGCCTTCGACCTCGCCCTCGTCGACCTCGACGGCGTGGCCTACAAGGGGCACGAGCCGATCGTGCACGCCGCTCACGGGCTGACCTCAGCCCGTGAGCGGGGCCTGCGCCTCGTGTTCGTCACCAACAACGCCTCGCGCGAGCCCGGCTCGGTGTCCGACCAGCTCACCTCGCTCGACATCCCGGCCGAGCCGGCCGACGTCATGACGGCCGCACAGGCCTGCGCGCGTCTGCTGGCCGACCACGTCGCTCCCGGCGCACGCGTCCTCGTGGTCGGTGGGGCCGGCCTGGTCACCGCCGTGACCGAGGCCGGCTACGAGGTCGTCACGAGCGCCGACGACCGTCCCGACGCCGTCGCGCAGGGCTTCGACCCGTCGCTCGGCTGGAAGGACCTCGCCGAGGCCGCCTACGCGGTCGCCGCGGGTGCCGCGTACGTCGTGAGCAACCGCGACCTCTCGCTGCCCACGGCCCGGGGCTTCGCACCGGGCAACGGAGCGCTCGTCGGGGCCGTCGTCGCCGCGACCGGCGTCGAGCCGTCCAGCGCGGGCAAGCCGTCGCCCGCCATGTACGCCATGGCGGTCGAGCGCGTGGGCGCCGAGCGTCCGCTCGTCGTCGGCGACCGGCTCGACACCGACCTCGCCGGGGCGCGCTCCGGCGGGTACCCCGGTCTGCACGTCCTCACCGGCGTCAACAGCGCCCGCGACGACGTGCTCGCGCACCCGGGGGAGCGTCCCGACTTCATCGGGGCGGACCTGCGCAGCCTGCTCGAGCCGCACCCGCTCCCGGTCGTGGGCGACGACGGCTGGTGGACCTGCCGCGAGGCGTCCGCCCGCGTCGTCGGCGACCAGCTCGAGGTGCAGGCCGGACCGCACGGCTCCGACCCCGTGGACCTCGTCCGGGCCGCGTGCTCCGCCGCCTGGGCGCACGTCGACGCGGGCGGGACGCTCGACCCGGCGTCCGTCCCCGAGATGGCCGTCCCTGCCGAGAGCGACGTCTGA
- a CDS encoding TlyA family RNA methyltransferase yields the protein MTTSHPTQPPARTAAPAGAPGGSSPDAAPQGEQRLDAELVRRGLARSRGQAVALVKSGAVTVGSEVVRRASTVVAASTEITVEADADDPGFVSRAGFKLDGVLVALGDQGPRVSGADCLDLGASTGGFTDVLLRRGARSVVALDVGHGQLVEPLRSDPRVHVVERFNARELTAAALPTVPSVVVADISFISLTLVLDALVASVPDDAELLLMVKPQFEVGREHLGSGGVVRDTALHARAVRGVVDAADRLGLGTRAIVPSPLPGPNGNREFFVWFSRAAAQMSPSDDTIGRAVGHPVEAGAAVTWVTADDADPAGGRS from the coding sequence ATGACCACCTCGCACCCCACGCAGCCCCCCGCCCGCACCGCGGCACCCGCCGGCGCGCCCGGTGGGAGCTCCCCGGACGCCGCACCGCAGGGAGAGCAGCGTCTCGACGCCGAGCTGGTCCGGCGCGGCCTCGCGCGCTCGCGCGGCCAGGCCGTCGCCCTCGTCAAGAGCGGTGCGGTGACCGTGGGCTCCGAGGTCGTGCGACGTGCCTCGACCGTGGTCGCCGCCTCCACGGAGATCACCGTGGAGGCCGACGCCGACGACCCCGGCTTCGTCTCGCGGGCCGGCTTCAAGCTCGACGGCGTCCTGGTGGCCCTCGGCGACCAGGGACCGAGGGTCTCGGGCGCCGACTGCCTCGACCTCGGGGCCTCGACCGGTGGCTTCACCGACGTCCTGCTCCGTCGTGGTGCACGCAGCGTCGTGGCGCTCGACGTCGGCCACGGACAGCTCGTCGAGCCGCTGCGCAGCGACCCCAGGGTCCACGTCGTCGAGCGCTTCAACGCCCGCGAGCTCACCGCCGCCGCGCTGCCGACGGTCCCCTCGGTGGTCGTCGCGGACATCTCCTTCATCTCGCTGACGCTCGTGCTCGACGCGCTCGTCGCCTCGGTCCCCGACGACGCCGAGCTGCTGCTCATGGTCAAGCCGCAGTTCGAGGTCGGCCGCGAGCACCTCGGGTCCGGGGGAGTGGTGCGCGACACCGCGCTCCACGCCCGTGCCGTGCGCGGCGTGGTCGACGCCGCGGACCGTCTCGGCCTCGGGACCCGGGCGATCGTGCCCAGCCCGCTGCCCGGACCGAACGGGAACCGTGAGTTCTTCGTGTGGTTCTCGCGTGCCGCTGCGCAGATGTCACCGTCGGATGACACGATCGGACGAGCCGTCGGCCACCCGGTCGAGGCTGGTGCGGCTGTCACCTGGGTGACGGCCGACGACGCCGACCCCGCTGGAGGCCGTTCGTGA
- the recN gene encoding DNA repair protein RecN: protein MLHEMSIENLGVISRTRVEFSPGLTVITGETGAGKTMILSGLGLLMGGKADAQVVRTGTDAAVVEGRVVADSASLAARVDETGAVLDDDGSLLIVRTVAAQGRSRTHLGGRSVPQAVLADLAEDLVTIHGQSDQMRLRSPQRQREALDSFAGEVVTTALAEYRALWNERAASAAELEELVGRAQERAREAELLRLGLAEVERVAPQPGEDTELAQEAERLSNSEELRTAAQDALLAVAGDDLADVAVGSGSNAVELVDRARRLAEHGGQFDPELEAVGKSLASVAYALADVGTELSGYLAALDADPARLETVEARRAELGHLTRSYGETVDEVLAWASTSGLRLAELDDSDGRIEVLTESLAALDARLVERAAALTAARTAAAVSLSDAVTEELTGLAMSGATLTIEIDTLEDLGPWGADSVQMLLSAHRGGPPRPLGKGASGGELSRVMLAIEVALATADASGARRTPTMVFDEVDAGVGGKAALEVGQRLARLARTTQVIVVTHLAQVAAYADVQLVVSKGASAQGADGQDADADVITQSGIRIVAGDDRVQELARMLSGQDSEAALSHAAELLERAAVRT from the coding sequence GTGCTCCACGAGATGAGCATCGAGAACCTGGGCGTCATCAGCCGCACCCGGGTCGAGTTCTCGCCCGGTCTCACGGTGATCACCGGTGAGACCGGTGCCGGCAAGACCATGATCCTCAGCGGCCTCGGCCTGCTCATGGGCGGCAAGGCCGACGCGCAGGTCGTGCGCACCGGTACCGACGCCGCCGTGGTCGAGGGACGCGTCGTGGCGGACAGCGCCTCGCTCGCCGCGCGTGTCGACGAGACCGGCGCCGTCCTCGACGACGACGGCAGCCTGCTCATCGTCCGCACCGTCGCCGCGCAGGGACGCTCACGCACCCACCTCGGTGGACGCTCCGTGCCGCAGGCCGTGCTCGCCGACCTCGCCGAAGACCTCGTGACCATCCACGGCCAGTCGGACCAGATGCGCCTGCGCTCCCCGCAGCGCCAGCGCGAGGCCCTCGACTCCTTCGCCGGGGAGGTCGTCACCACGGCCCTCGCCGAGTACCGGGCGCTGTGGAACGAGCGCGCCGCCTCCGCAGCCGAGCTCGAAGAGCTCGTCGGGCGTGCCCAGGAGCGCGCCCGCGAGGCCGAGCTGCTCCGCCTCGGCCTCGCGGAGGTCGAGCGGGTGGCACCCCAGCCGGGGGAGGACACCGAGCTCGCCCAGGAGGCCGAGCGCCTCAGCAACTCCGAAGAGCTCCGCACCGCCGCCCAGGACGCGCTGCTGGCCGTCGCGGGCGACGACCTCGCCGACGTGGCGGTCGGCTCGGGCTCGAACGCCGTCGAGCTCGTCGACCGTGCCCGTCGGCTCGCCGAGCACGGCGGCCAGTTCGACCCCGAGCTCGAGGCCGTCGGCAAGTCCCTGGCGTCGGTGGCCTACGCCCTGGCCGACGTCGGCACCGAGCTCTCCGGGTACCTGGCGGCGCTCGACGCGGACCCGGCACGGCTCGAGACCGTCGAGGCACGCCGCGCCGAGCTCGGGCACCTCACGCGGTCCTACGGCGAGACCGTCGACGAGGTCCTCGCCTGGGCGTCGACCTCGGGGCTGCGGCTCGCCGAGCTCGACGACTCGGACGGTCGCATCGAGGTCCTCACCGAGTCGCTCGCGGCGCTCGACGCACGCCTCGTCGAGCGTGCCGCCGCACTGACCGCCGCCCGTACCGCGGCCGCGGTCTCGCTCTCCGACGCGGTGACCGAGGAGCTCACCGGGCTGGCGATGTCCGGGGCCACCCTCACCATCGAGATCGACACCCTCGAGGACCTCGGTCCGTGGGGTGCCGACAGCGTCCAGATGCTCCTCAGCGCGCACCGCGGCGGACCCCCCCGCCCCCTCGGCAAGGGCGCCTCGGGCGGTGAGCTGTCCCGCGTGATGCTCGCGATCGAGGTCGCCCTCGCCACGGCCGACGCCTCCGGCGCGCGCCGCACCCCGACGATGGTGTTCGACGAGGTCGACGCCGGGGTCGGCGGCAAGGCGGCGCTCGAGGTCGGGCAGCGCCTGGCCCGCCTCGCGCGGACCACGCAGGTGATCGTCGTCACGCACCTCGCGCAGGTCGCGGCCTACGCGGACGTCCAGCTCGTGGTGTCCAAGGGGGCCAGCGCGCAGGGCGCCGACGGGCAGGACGCGGACGCCGACGTCATCACACAGTCGGGCATCCGCATCGTCGCAGGTGACGACCGCGTGCAAGAGCTCGCACGCATGCTCTCGGGGCAGGACTCCGAGGCCGCGCTCAGCCACGCGGCGGAGCTTCTCGAGCGTGCCGCTGTGAGAACATGA
- the steA gene encoding putative cytokinetic ring protein SteA: MKLRRRSTAKDAAHPLQGVTGTAKVDRRTKDLTKRLRPGDIAVIDHLDIDRVAAEALVAAQPSAVLNAAKSISGRYPNLGPSILVEAGVVLVDDLGADVMSVREGKTLRIDDGAVYLGDTLVTEGVVQDVESVTRDLEEAREGLSAQLESFAANTMDYLRRERDLLLDGVGIPEISTKIAGRQVLIVVRGYHYREDLKTLRSYIKEFRPILIGVDGGADAIIEAGWSPDLIVGDMDSVSDKALRCGAEVVVHAYRDGRAPGLERVEALAVPFVVFPAAGTSEDIAMLLADDMGAEVIVAVGTHATLVEFLDKGRAGMASTFLTRLRVGGKLVDAKGVSRLYRHRISTAQLILLAVAGIAAVVAAMVSTSVGQTFLGLTGARIDDLWSWVVSLAWWT; encoded by the coding sequence ATGAAGCTCAGACGACGATCGACTGCCAAGGATGCGGCGCACCCTCTGCAGGGAGTCACGGGGACCGCCAAGGTCGACCGACGGACCAAAGATCTCACCAAGCGCCTGCGCCCCGGCGACATCGCGGTGATCGACCACCTCGACATCGACCGTGTCGCCGCCGAGGCGCTCGTGGCCGCCCAGCCCTCCGCGGTGCTCAACGCCGCGAAGTCGATCTCCGGGCGCTACCCCAACCTCGGCCCCAGCATCCTCGTCGAGGCCGGCGTCGTCCTCGTCGACGACCTCGGGGCCGACGTGATGTCCGTGCGCGAGGGCAAGACCCTGCGCATCGACGACGGTGCCGTGTACCTCGGGGACACCCTCGTCACCGAGGGGGTCGTCCAGGACGTCGAGAGCGTCACCCGCGACCTCGAGGAGGCCCGCGAGGGCCTCTCCGCCCAGCTGGAGTCCTTCGCGGCCAACACCATGGACTACCTCCGGCGCGAGCGGGACCTGCTGCTCGACGGCGTCGGCATCCCGGAGATCTCCACCAAGATCGCCGGTCGCCAGGTGCTCATCGTCGTCCGCGGGTACCACTACCGCGAAGACCTCAAGACGCTGCGCTCCTACATCAAGGAGTTCCGCCCCATCCTCATCGGCGTCGACGGCGGCGCCGACGCGATCATCGAGGCGGGCTGGAGCCCGGACCTCATCGTCGGCGACATGGACTCCGTCTCCGACAAGGCGCTGCGCTGCGGCGCCGAGGTCGTGGTGCACGCCTACCGCGACGGCCGCGCCCCCGGGCTCGAGCGCGTCGAGGCGCTCGCCGTGCCCTTCGTCGTGTTCCCCGCCGCGGGCACCAGCGAGGACATCGCGATGCTGCTCGCCGACGACATGGGTGCCGAGGTGATCGTCGCCGTCGGCACGCACGCCACGCTCGTGGAGTTCCTCGACAAGGGGCGCGCCGGCATGGCGAGCACCTTCCTCACCCGCCTGCGCGTCGGCGGCAAGCTCGTCGACGCCAAGGGCGTCTCGCGCCTCTACCGGCACCGCATCTCGACGGCCCAGCTGATCCTGCTGGCCGTCGCGGGTATCGCCGCCGTCGTCGCGGCGATGGTCTCGACGTCCGTCGGGCAGACCTTCCTCGGGTTGACCGGGGCACGCATCGACGACCTCTGGTCGTGGGTCGTCTCCCTGGCCTGGTGGACCTGA